One genomic window of Salvelinus sp. IW2-2015 unplaced genomic scaffold, ASM291031v2 Un_scaffold4600, whole genome shotgun sequence includes the following:
- the LOC112077470 gene encoding intermembrane lipid transfer protein VPS13C encodes MKVALSQDDLKVLLRILMENIGEASGLQPDQHTSPDTTALKHKTTLMLKTDYPKDGVENMVELPEQPVEEEPLETMKFIFNIESLGLVLYSNDPKQVCIYRGCSPVSLLMPLNRYVSIGDVAQSH; translated from the exons ATGAAG GTTGCCCTGAGTCAGGACGACCTAAAGGTCCTGTTGAGGATCCTGATGGAGAACATTGGAGAAGCCAGCGGTCTGCAGCCAGACCAACACACCAGCCCCGACACGACAGCCCTCAAACACAAGACTACGCTGATGCTCAAAACAGACTACCCCAAag ATGGTGTTGAGAACATGGTGGAACTTCCAGAACAACCGGTAGAAGAGGAACCCCTGGAAACCATGAAGTTTATCTTCAACATAGAGTCCCTGGGACTGGTCCTGTACAGCAATGACCCTAAACAGGTATGTATCTATAGGGGATGTAGCCCGGTCTCACTTCTAATGCCCCTAAACAGGTACGTATCTATAGGTGATGTGGCCCAGTCTCACTAA